A section of the Babylonia areolata isolate BAREFJ2019XMU chromosome 1, ASM4173473v1, whole genome shotgun sequence genome encodes:
- the LOC143289332 gene encoding poly(ADP-ribose) glycohydrolase-like, whose protein sequence is MPGTGAKSRRGKATDQRKHQPGASSASAKPKGKQSETGRPGAASAGTVQPSSVVPEGRKSAPASTVKGRSSTSQSTKTSADTANKANKRKMAEPMDWQSSGQELISNKSAFDMNAFVGTDSKPTSPDDKMEPPQTGDGGHADKVQQQYVDKAHAELTPSGAGGEGHRDESSDSQHSDSDRDDDFDMEAEEQTNKPRRHDPNQPWKGVPLDKLKTTPRCLPRTLKLERSRDHCIGVRTPFQYKADTIPAPCLAGGKWDADHVRMPFAYESKCTTDGKEQKRWDVIVSALNRPIPGPYELEEAILKYNQRYINKWKFLVLRHYFTKHISSEDRDLFFEHILPRMIELTLRLPDICPFAIPLLKRGKAKKLTLSQHQISSLLANAFFCTFPLRNSRTRASEYSDYPDINFSHLFTGDPVQRKLQKLQCIVHYFKRVLFKSPTGIVTFSRQMLVDSHKWASSMDNLTQLHVSSTGTIEDNGRGMLQVDFANKYLGGGVLGHGCVQEEIRFAICPEMIITRLFTQSLDHMESLVMTGCERYSEYEGYSDTFRWKDDCQDPTERDELGRLCCEVVAIDAQVFRSDYYKQFKRSCIERELNKAYCGFRTSANEADRAAVCTGNWGCGAFGGDKQLKALIQVMAASVAKRDVCYFTFGDEQLTKDLFELHDQLRRKEKTVGDLFCMLEDYNSRVVLPGHRSPSLPLFHFIHRQLDRDKGVRRQWGDARSHHDASPGRTWFD, encoded by the exons ATGCCAGGTACTGGTGCTAAGAGCAGAAGAGGAAAAGCGACAGATCAGCGAAAACATCAACCAGGAGCAAGTTCAGCATCAGCCAAACCAAAGGGAAAGCAGTCAGAGACAGGCAGGCCAGGAGCTGCCAGTGCCGGTACTGTGCAGCCCTCAAGTGTGGTCCCAGAGGGCAGGAAGAGTGCTCCAGCCTCAACAGTGAAAGGCAGGTCGTCTACATCCCAGTCTACAAAGACTTCTGCTGACACAGCAAACAAAGCCAACAAAAGGAAAATGG CAGAGCCGATGGATTGGCAGTCATCTGGACAAGAGCTAATCTCCAACAAATCGGCCTTTGACATGAATGCTTTTGTTGGGACAGACAGCAAACCGACCTCTCCAGATGATAA AATGGAGCCGCCACAAACTGGGGACGGTGGGCATGCAGACAAAG TGCAGCAACAGTATGTGGACAAAGCTCACGCCGAGCTGACTCCATCAGGCGCAGGAGGTGAAGGTCACCGTGATGAATCATCTGACTCGCAGCACTCAGA TTCAGATAGAGATGATGACTTTGATATGGAAGCAGAGGAGCAGACAAACAAACCCAGGAGACATGATCCCAACCAACCATGGAAG GGAGTGCCACttgataaactgaagacaacgcCCCGCTGTCTGCCTAGAACCCTGAAACTGGAGAGGAGCAGAGACCATTGTATTGGTGTCCGAACACCT tttcagtacaagGCCGATACAATACCTGCTCCTTGTTTAGCAGGAGGCAAGTGGGATGCAGATCACGTGCGCATGCCATTTGCCTATGAAAGCAAGTGCACCACTGATGGG AAGGAACAGAAGCGGTGGGATGTGATTGTGAGTGCACTGAATCGCCCCATACCAGGGCCTTATGAACTGGAG GAAGCCATACTGAAGTACAACCAGCGCTACATCAACAAGTGGAAGTTCTTAGTACTGCGCCACTACTTCACCAAG CATATCAGCTCTGAGGATCGAGACCTGTTTTTTGAACACATTTTGCCAAGGATGATCGAACTGACCCTTCGTTTACCGGATATCTGTCCATTT gCAATACCCCTGCTGAAGAGAGGCAAGGCGAAGAAGCTGACACTCAGCCAGCATCAGATCTCCTCTCTGCTGGCCAACGCCTTCTTCTGCACCTTCCCTCTCCGCAACTCAAGGACGCGCGCCAGCGAGTATTCTGATTACCCGGACATCAACTTCAGTCA tCTGTTCACAGGAGACCCAGTGCAGAGGAAGCTTCAGAAGCTCCAGTGCATTGTCCACTACTTCAAAAGAGTGTTGTTCAAGT CTCCGACCGGCATTGTGACGTTTTCACGACAGATGTTGGTGGACTCTCACAAGTGGGCCAGCAGCATGGACAACCTGACTCAGCTGCATGTGTCCTCCACGGGCACCATTGAGGACAATGGGCGGGGCATGCTGCAG GTGGACTTTGCCAACAAGTACCTGGGCGGAGGAGTGCTGGGTCACGGGTGTGTGCAGGAGGAGATCCGTTTTGCCATCTGCCCAGAGATGATCATCACCCGCCTCTTCACACAGTCCCTGGACCACATGGAGAGTCTGGTCATGACAG GTTGTGAGCGGTACAGTGAATATGAGGGCTACTCTGACACATTCAGGTGGAAAGACGATTGTCAGGATCCAACAGAAAG GGACGAGCTGGGCAGGCTGTGCTGTGAGGTGGTAGCTATTGACGCCCAGGTGTTCCGTTCAGACTACTACAAGCAGTTCAAGCGAAGCTGCATTGAGCGGGAGTTGAACAAG GCATACTGTGGGTTCCGGACCAGTGCCAATGAAGCGGACAGGGCTGCCGTGTGCACAGGCAACTGGGGCTGTGGTGCTTTTGGGGGAGACAAACAGCTGAAAG cccTAATTCAGGTGATGGCAGCCTCTGTGGCCAAGCGTGATGTCTGCTACTTCACATTTGGGGATGAACAGCTCACAAAGGATCTCTTTGAGCTGCATGATCAACTGAGGCGAAAGGAAAAGacagttg GGGACCTGTTCTGCATGCTGGAGGActacaacagccgagtggtgtTGCCGGGGCACCGGTCCCCCTCACTGCCTCTGTTCCACTTCATCCACCGACAGCTGGACAGGGACAAAGGGGTGCGGCGCCAGTGGGGCGACGCCCGCTCCCACCATGATGCCTCACCTGGTCGCACCTG GTTTGATTAA